In Oscillatoria sp. FACHB-1407, a single genomic region encodes these proteins:
- a CDS encoding prephenate/arogenate dehydrogenase — translation MKIGIVGLGLIGGSIALDLRQLPGYTLLGVSRRPETCQQAVARGVVDDASTEFALLSAADVVFLCPPLGAIAQTVEALLPHLTPKTVLTDVGSVKQPIVEAIAPLWKNFVGGHPMAGTADSGLDAAQKDLFVNRAYVLTPIDTTPPEAVETVAGIARSLRAHVYQCDPSAHDQAVAWISHLPVMVSSSLIAACLQESDATILELAKTFASSGFRDTSRVGGGNPELGLMMAKYNQQALLRSLQTYRNQLDHTIALIEQADWNALETRLQQTQQTRPSFVD, via the coding sequence ATGAAGATCGGCATTGTTGGACTAGGACTGATTGGCGGTTCGATCGCCCTTGATTTGAGGCAGTTACCGGGTTACACCCTGTTGGGCGTGAGCCGACGACCTGAAACTTGCCAGCAGGCAGTTGCCCGTGGAGTTGTAGACGATGCCAGCACCGAGTTCGCCCTTTTATCAGCCGCAGATGTGGTGTTTCTCTGCCCCCCGTTAGGCGCGATCGCCCAAACTGTAGAAGCCTTACTACCCCACCTGACTCCCAAAACGGTGCTAACCGATGTTGGCTCAGTAAAACAGCCAATTGTCGAGGCGATCGCTCCCCTCTGGAAAAACTTTGTTGGCGGTCATCCCATGGCAGGCACAGCGGATAGTGGCTTAGACGCTGCCCAAAAAGATTTGTTTGTCAACCGGGCTTACGTCCTCACCCCCATCGACACAACTCCTCCAGAGGCGGTGGAGACAGTGGCAGGAATTGCGCGATCGCTACGGGCACATGTCTACCAATGCGACCCCTCAGCCCACGATCAGGCTGTTGCCTGGATTTCTCATCTGCCTGTGATGGTCAGTTCCAGTCTGATCGCGGCTTGCCTCCAGGAATCGGATGCCACTATTTTAGAGTTAGCCAAAACCTTTGCAAGCTCTGGCTTTCGGGATACCAGTCGAGTGGGAGGCGGCAACCCTGAACTGGGGCTAATGATGGCGAAATATAATCAGCAAGCCCTACTGCGATCGCTGCAAACCTATCGTAACCAGCTTGATCACACCATTGCGCTCATTGAGCAAGCCGACTGGAACGCTCTGGAAACCCGATTACAGCAAACCCAACAGACCCGTCCTTCTTTTGTCGATTAA
- a CDS encoding ATP-grasp domain-containing protein produces the protein MIVLSDVVDTPPAPTRNQGLYASVEIAKLLELPVYSIQRASGAQTTNLTLDQVPHQPVETVAVWIGETPTADQYAAIYQQALQKSIRLLNSPEEHRAVYDFGQIYQRLQDVIPTSFLLRDVAQCEAAIAQLGLPIAVRGEAPFNLLSPRATTLEELQQLVTPLLQQPRRAHNSVILQAAVSLRSHKSPIGMGFGRVFRIVLYRQTLITYGYAWAGDHPGRYLSTPEEEALMELVFRAIAQIEVPFVSLDVGQLEDGKWVVLGMGDPQFTATPEIPWIQFWGSMREITSR, from the coding sequence ATGATTGTTCTCAGCGATGTTGTTGACACCCCTCCAGCACCGACTCGAAATCAAGGGCTGTATGCCTCTGTCGAGATCGCTAAGCTTTTGGAGTTACCCGTCTATTCGATTCAACGGGCATCTGGAGCTCAAACTACCAACCTTACACTGGATCAGGTGCCGCATCAGCCAGTTGAAACAGTGGCGGTGTGGATTGGTGAGACACCTACCGCTGACCAGTATGCGGCTATCTATCAACAGGCATTGCAGAAAAGCATTCGGCTCTTAAATTCACCTGAAGAACACCGAGCAGTTTATGATTTTGGGCAGATTTATCAGCGTTTGCAAGACGTGATCCCTACCAGTTTTTTGCTGAGGGACGTGGCTCAGTGTGAGGCAGCGATCGCCCAGTTAGGCTTACCCATTGCTGTACGAGGCGAAGCTCCCTTCAATCTCCTCAGTCCTCGTGCCACTACTTTAGAAGAACTGCAACAGCTAGTCACACCGCTCCTGCAACAGCCCAGGAGAGCGCACAATAGCGTGATTTTGCAAGCTGCGGTTTCTTTGCGATCGCACAAAAGCCCCATTGGCATGGGGTTTGGGCGGGTCTTTCGCATTGTGTTGTATCGCCAAACCTTAATCACCTACGGCTATGCCTGGGCAGGGGATCACCCAGGTCGCTATCTCTCAACCCCCGAAGAGGAAGCCTTGATGGAACTTGTGTTTCGGGCGATCGCCCAGATCGAGGTACCGTTTGTGTCGCTTGATGTGGGGCAGTTGGAAGATGGCAAGTGGGTTGTCTTAGGGATGGGCGATCCGCAGTTTACAGCCACTCCAGAAATTCCCTGGATTCAATTTTGGGGTAGTATGCGGGAGATCACGTCCAGATGA
- a CDS encoding helicase C-terminal domain-containing protein, with translation MIEVEVHQQLRAFLREQGEPYWSHHLTMARLVARALRLGRSALIQAGAPSGYHGHYRLSYLMPLLIWQGSAVLVVPEAVQQRLLMVEIPRLRQWISTHKAIRTGDRWVDDDFQGLLLTTPQAWLSDRLFNQGRFPAEIPTILDGVDDLETWVRDQLTVNINSRDWEELMLACPHQADTIRDARVQLTRSIFQHPANPYDCYLIQPDEQDILTHLGQILHFTTGEQAESVLPDNWRKFWHHLQQDAQLTWTEVTRRQGQFSLHCGPADVSGVLQQVWQQQPVVLIGGALDLEAEAPIYRQRLGLGDMTCLKFSPDRQHELIQLYLPDRLPLPNTPQFQAALMEQLRLLINASYDHRGLTVVIVGDVPLKAQVGSVLAAEYGSRVQVEKTCLDEQGILVTGWQFWRNHQTVLPSPSLLVIATLPIPSLEDPLVAGRVAHYKRSRQDWFRLYLLPEALSEMQRAVAPVRDSQGIVALLDNRVNHRSYGQQVLSALSPLARINYIDSDLFNQFDYSILD, from the coding sequence GTGATTGAGGTAGAAGTCCATCAACAACTCCGCGCCTTTCTACGAGAGCAGGGCGAACCCTACTGGTCACACCATTTGACAATGGCGCGACTGGTTGCGCGTGCTCTACGGTTGGGGCGCAGTGCTCTGATTCAAGCAGGAGCACCATCGGGTTATCACGGACACTACCGCCTCAGCTATTTGATGCCTCTGCTGATCTGGCAGGGATCGGCTGTTTTAGTTGTTCCTGAGGCTGTGCAACAGCGATTGCTGATGGTCGAGATTCCCCGTCTACGCCAATGGATCTCGACGCACAAAGCTATTCGGACGGGCGATCGCTGGGTTGACGACGATTTTCAAGGATTACTGCTCACGACACCGCAGGCGTGGCTGAGCGATCGCCTGTTCAACCAGGGCAGATTTCCAGCAGAGATTCCCACGATTCTCGATGGCGTAGATGATTTAGAGACGTGGGTGCGCGACCAGTTAACGGTCAACATTAACTCCCGCGATTGGGAAGAGTTGATGCTGGCATGTCCACATCAGGCAGACACCATTCGAGATGCACGGGTGCAGTTAACTCGCTCCATCTTTCAGCATCCCGCCAATCCCTATGATTGCTATCTTATTCAACCGGATGAGCAGGACATTCTGACGCACTTGGGGCAAATTCTGCACTTTACGACGGGTGAACAGGCGGAGAGCGTGCTGCCCGACAATTGGCGAAAATTTTGGCACCATCTGCAACAGGACGCCCAACTCACCTGGACAGAAGTGACCCGACGCCAGGGGCAGTTTTCGCTGCACTGCGGTCCTGCGGATGTGTCTGGTGTCTTGCAACAGGTGTGGCAGCAACAACCCGTTGTGTTGATTGGAGGTGCTCTGGATCTAGAGGCAGAAGCTCCGATTTATCGGCAACGGTTAGGGCTGGGTGATATGACCTGCCTCAAATTCTCCCCCGATCGCCAACATGAACTGATTCAGCTCTACCTGCCCGATCGCTTACCCCTGCCGAATACTCCTCAGTTTCAGGCGGCCTTGATGGAGCAACTGCGGTTATTGATTAACGCCAGTTACGATCACCGGGGGCTAACGGTGGTGATTGTGGGAGATGTGCCGCTCAAGGCACAGGTTGGCTCTGTTCTGGCGGCAGAATACGGGTCACGAGTTCAAGTCGAAAAGACGTGCCTGGATGAACAGGGCATCCTGGTGACGGGATGGCAGTTTTGGCGCAACCATCAAACTGTTTTACCCTCCCCCTCGCTGCTGGTGATTGCGACATTGCCGATCCCCTCGCTCGAAGACCCATTAGTAGCGGGACGGGTTGCCCATTACAAGCGATCGCGCCAGGATTGGTTCCGACTCTATCTGTTGCCAGAGGCATTGAGCGAGATGCAGCGAGCCGTTGCACCTGTGCGTGACTCTCAGGGCATAGTGGCTTTGCTGGATAACCGGGTCAATCACCGTTCCTATGGGCAACAGGTCTTATCGGCACTCAGCCCGTTAGCTCGCATCAATTACATCGACTCCGATCTGTTTAATCAATTTGATTACTCGATTCTTGATTAG
- a CDS encoding DUF2358 domain-containing protein, which produces MSQPEQMPEVEPAQPPVELVIKTLWADLPTLFERDISYDIYTSDIFFRDPVNTFKGKFNYRIIFWTLRFHARLFFTEIYFDLHTIDQSTPAEILATWTVRGTLRVPWKAKIFFNGTSTYSLNSEALIYQHIDTWDRSPREILGQFFRGKDKG; this is translated from the coding sequence ATGAGTCAGCCAGAACAGATGCCGGAAGTAGAACCCGCTCAACCGCCAGTCGAATTGGTGATTAAAACGCTGTGGGCTGACCTGCCAACCCTGTTTGAGCGTGATATCTCCTACGATATCTACACATCAGATATCTTCTTTCGGGATCCGGTCAATACCTTCAAGGGCAAATTTAACTACCGGATTATCTTCTGGACGCTGCGGTTTCACGCTCGCCTGTTTTTCACCGAAATTTATTTTGATCTGCACACGATTGACCAGTCTACTCCAGCAGAAATCCTGGCAACGTGGACAGTGCGTGGCACGTTGCGAGTCCCCTGGAAAGCCAAAATCTTCTTCAACGGCACTTCGACCTATTCCCTCAATTCAGAGGCGTTGATCTACCAGCACATTGACACCTGGGATCGATCGCCCAGAGAAATTTTGGGACAGTTCTTTAGGGGAAAGGATAAAGGATGA
- a CDS encoding alpha/beta fold hydrolase, with amino-acid sequence MTAIAETWQHEYLITNGVRLHYVTQGEGPLMLMLHGFPDFWYSWRHQIPEFARDHKVVAVDLRGYNDSDKPAEKSAYTIPILVEDVAGIVRGLGYDRCVLVGHDWGGAIAWNVAYTHPDLIDRLIILNLPHPAKFQQGLLTPQQLLRSSYIFFFQLPWLPEAVLQWDNYRAIAAAYQGMAVDKTAFTSEDLEAYKTAAAKPGALTSMLNYYRNLFQNGVKMTGKQWSLLKVPTLLIWGEKDIALGKELTYGTEKYVENLQIRYFPNCSHWVHHEQPHQVNQALREFLAT; translated from the coding sequence ATGACCGCGATCGCAGAAACCTGGCAACACGAATACCTCATAACAAATGGAGTACGCCTGCATTACGTGACTCAAGGGGAAGGACCGCTGATGCTGATGCTACACGGCTTCCCCGACTTCTGGTACTCCTGGCGACACCAGATTCCCGAATTTGCTCGCGATCATAAAGTCGTCGCAGTGGATCTCCGGGGCTACAACGACAGCGATAAACCTGCCGAAAAATCCGCTTACACAATTCCGATCCTGGTCGAAGATGTCGCCGGAATTGTTCGAGGCTTGGGGTATGACCGTTGCGTTTTAGTTGGTCACGACTGGGGAGGGGCGATCGCCTGGAACGTGGCTTACACCCATCCTGACCTCATCGATCGCCTGATTATCCTCAATCTGCCCCATCCTGCCAAGTTTCAACAGGGCTTGCTCACCCCCCAACAGTTGCTCCGCAGTTCCTACATTTTCTTCTTTCAACTGCCATGGCTCCCCGAAGCCGTCCTCCAGTGGGATAACTACCGGGCGATCGCCGCTGCCTATCAAGGTATGGCTGTCGATAAAACCGCCTTTACTAGCGAGGATCTCGAAGCCTACAAAACAGCCGCTGCCAAACCAGGAGCACTCACCAGTATGCTCAACTACTACCGCAATCTGTTTCAAAACGGAGTCAAAATGACGGGCAAGCAATGGAGCCTTCTTAAAGTTCCCACGCTGTTGATCTGGGGCGAGAAAGATATTGCCCTGGGCAAAGAGCTAACCTACGGCACTGAGAAATACGTTGAAAACTTACAAATCCGCTATTTCCCGAACTGTAGTCACTGGGTTCACCACGAACAACCCCATCAGGTCAATCAAGCCCTGCGTGAGTTTTTAGCAACCTGA
- a CDS encoding RMD1 family protein, whose amino-acid sequence MQKLLFTDRETVKGRAIFLGESLDLKALERADCLAKTPLVVTAGENGCAVLFRYGAIVLFGLGPVEEVSFLSYLKPLVIQPFSSPETEEASLNLDPAAAGRVENGIIWIQEFSIACLQIVADVLAKSVVLAHYEAGTANVFDQIEPFADELQRTTKNERWGKELLRQLGTTLSIQHKIVGRVEIIDKPDLLWDMPDLERLYARLENEYEIRERHMALERKLDLISRTAETVLDLLQHNSGLRVEWYVVILIVVEILLSLYDLFFQG is encoded by the coding sequence ATGCAAAAGTTACTTTTTACTGACCGAGAAACCGTTAAGGGGCGCGCTATTTTCCTAGGTGAGAGCCTCGACTTAAAGGCATTAGAGAGGGCAGACTGCCTGGCTAAAACCCCTCTCGTTGTTACGGCTGGAGAAAATGGTTGTGCAGTGCTGTTTCGCTACGGCGCGATCGTGCTCTTTGGTTTAGGACCTGTCGAGGAAGTTTCTTTTCTTTCCTATTTAAAGCCACTCGTTATTCAACCTTTCTCCTCCCCTGAGACGGAAGAAGCCTCACTCAACCTTGATCCTGCGGCGGCAGGTCGAGTCGAAAACGGCATTATCTGGATTCAAGAATTTAGTATTGCTTGTCTGCAAATCGTTGCTGATGTCTTAGCCAAGAGTGTTGTACTGGCTCATTATGAAGCGGGCACAGCAAATGTGTTTGACCAGATTGAACCCTTTGCCGACGAATTACAGCGGACAACTAAAAATGAACGGTGGGGCAAGGAACTGTTACGCCAGTTAGGCACGACCCTCTCCATTCAACACAAAATTGTGGGTCGGGTTGAAATTATCGATAAACCAGATCTGCTATGGGATATGCCCGATTTAGAACGGCTCTACGCCCGTTTGGAGAACGAATATGAAATCCGAGAACGGCACATGGCACTGGAGCGCAAGTTAGATCTCATCTCCCGTACAGCCGAAACTGTGCTTGATCTCTTACAGCACAACAGCGGCCTACGGGTAGAGTGGTATGTCGTAATCTTGATCGTGGTCGAGATTTTACTTTCGCTGTACGATCTCTTCTTCCAGGGATAA
- a CDS encoding acyl-CoA thioesterase, with the protein MQPFTTELRVRHYEMDALGHVNNAVYQHYLEQAAIEHSEHLGFTPARYRELGGLFVMRRVEIEYLRPAIAGDVLSIQTWVQEMRGPRAVRSYEIRKGSNSESLVTATALWVWVEVATMRPRPIPNEILATFGQLTSKGRISP; encoded by the coding sequence ATGCAGCCATTTACGACTGAATTGCGAGTCCGCCATTACGAGATGGATGCGCTGGGGCACGTCAACAATGCTGTCTATCAGCACTATTTAGAACAGGCCGCGATCGAACACTCAGAACATCTCGGCTTTACGCCCGCTCGTTATCGAGAACTGGGTGGCTTGTTCGTGATGCGGCGAGTGGAGATTGAATACCTGCGTCCGGCGATCGCAGGCGATGTCCTCTCCATCCAGACCTGGGTTCAGGAAATGCGGGGTCCACGGGCCGTGCGGTCCTACGAGATTCGCAAAGGCAGTAATTCTGAGTCACTCGTCACTGCAACAGCATTATGGGTTTGGGTGGAAGTCGCCACCATGCGTCCGCGCCCGATTCCCAATGAGATTCTGGCGACGTTTGGACAACTAACCAGCAAGGGGAGGATATCACCATGA
- a CDS encoding S9 family peptidase → MGQQAYLETKLSPPVAEKHPHILSIHEDERVDPYYWMRDRNDSNVIAYLEAENAYTQAVMQHTEGLQKALYDEMLGRIKETDLSVPYRKDNFYYYTRTEEGKAYPIYCRKKGSLEGEEEVILDQNVLAEGHEFLTLGVVQVSPDHRLLAYSVDTAGNELYTLYFLDLTTRERYPEAIAETYYSLEWANDSRTVFYTQVDSTNRPYKLFRHVVGTPASEDVLVYHETDESYFLGVEKTRSEAYLLMSLGSKITSEVHYLKADDPLGEFQVIQPRSHGMEYSVDHHGDHFYIVTNNNAINFKLVKTPVTTPDQPHWETIIPHREDVLLSGISVFTDHLVIYERQGGLPTVRVQKLSTGEEHSLSFPEPTYSVREGSNPEFNTNILRFSYSSMITPSSVFDYNLDTQERELKKETEVLGGYDRTQYASEWISATAPDGVQVPISIVYKRGTLKDGSNPLLLTGYGSYGVSYPVTFSSNRLSLLDRGVVIALAHIRGGSELGRKWYDNGKFLNKKNTFTDFIACAEHLIQEGWTSRDRLAINGGSAGGLLMGAVINLRPDLFKAVVADVPFVDVVTTILDPTLPLSVLEWEEWGNPNDKTYYDYMKSYSPYDNVTAKDYPALLITAGLNDSRVSYWEPAKWTAKLRDLKTDNNVLLLKTNMGAGHGGASGRYESLKEIAFEYAFLLDQWGIAKPQ, encoded by the coding sequence ATGGGTCAGCAAGCCTACCTGGAAACCAAGCTGTCTCCTCCCGTTGCAGAGAAGCATCCTCACATCCTGAGCATCCACGAAGATGAGCGCGTTGATCCCTACTACTGGATGCGCGATCGCAACGATTCAAATGTCATCGCCTATTTAGAAGCCGAAAACGCTTACACTCAAGCCGTGATGCAGCACACAGAAGGGCTGCAAAAAGCTCTCTATGACGAGATGTTGGGGCGAATTAAGGAAACTGACCTCTCCGTCCCCTATCGCAAAGATAACTTTTATTACTACACCCGCACCGAAGAGGGCAAAGCCTACCCCATCTATTGCCGCAAAAAAGGCAGTTTAGAAGGCGAAGAAGAAGTCATTTTGGATCAAAACGTCTTAGCTGAAGGTCATGAATTCCTGACCTTGGGAGTCGTCCAGGTTAGCCCAGACCATCGCCTGTTGGCGTATTCGGTAGACACCGCAGGCAACGAGCTTTACACCTTATATTTCTTAGACCTGACCACACGAGAGCGATACCCAGAGGCGATCGCGGAGACGTACTATTCTCTGGAGTGGGCAAACGATAGCCGCACCGTGTTTTACACCCAGGTAGATAGCACCAATCGCCCCTACAAGCTGTTTCGTCATGTGGTCGGTACGCCTGCCAGTGAAGATGTACTGGTGTATCACGAGACAGATGAGTCTTATTTTCTGGGAGTTGAGAAAACCCGCAGCGAAGCATACCTGCTCATGAGCCTGGGGAGCAAGATCACCTCAGAGGTTCATTACCTCAAGGCAGACGATCCCTTGGGTGAGTTTCAGGTGATTCAGCCGCGATCGCACGGGATGGAATACAGCGTTGATCATCATGGCGACCACTTCTACATCGTCACCAATAACAATGCCATCAACTTCAAGCTAGTCAAAACCCCCGTAACTACGCCTGACCAACCTCATTGGGAAACCATCATTCCCCATCGCGAGGATGTGCTGCTGTCAGGCATCAGCGTCTTTACCGATCACCTGGTGATTTACGAGCGGCAGGGTGGGTTACCTACAGTGCGGGTGCAAAAGCTATCCACAGGTGAAGAACACAGCCTTTCTTTTCCAGAACCAACCTACTCGGTACGAGAGGGCAGTAACCCAGAATTTAACACCAATATTCTGCGGTTCAGCTATTCGTCGATGATCACCCCCTCCTCCGTATTCGACTACAACCTGGATACGCAGGAGCGGGAACTGAAGAAAGAAACGGAAGTCTTGGGCGGATACGATCGCACCCAATACGCCAGCGAGTGGATCAGTGCTACAGCACCCGATGGGGTACAGGTGCCCATCTCCATTGTTTACAAACGGGGCACGCTGAAAGATGGCAGCAATCCCCTGCTGCTTACGGGATACGGTTCCTATGGCGTGAGCTATCCTGTCACGTTCTCCTCCAATCGGTTATCTCTGCTCGATCGCGGAGTCGTGATTGCCCTTGCCCATATCCGGGGTGGCAGTGAGTTGGGGCGCAAGTGGTATGACAACGGCAAATTCCTCAACAAAAAGAACACATTCACTGATTTCATTGCCTGTGCTGAGCATCTGATTCAGGAAGGATGGACGAGCCGCGATCGCCTCGCGATTAACGGTGGCAGCGCAGGAGGATTGTTGATGGGAGCGGTGATCAACCTGCGTCCCGATCTGTTTAAGGCGGTAGTTGCCGATGTGCCCTTTGTCGATGTGGTGACAACGATTCTCGATCCCACATTGCCCCTGTCAGTGTTGGAGTGGGAGGAATGGGGCAATCCCAACGACAAGACCTACTACGACTACATGAAGTCCTATTCCCCTTACGACAACGTCACCGCTAAAGACTATCCCGCCCTGCTGATCACCGCTGGCTTAAATGACTCGCGTGTGTCGTACTGGGAACCTGCCAAGTGGACGGCTAAGCTGCGCGATCTCAAGACCGACAACAACGTTTTATTGCTCAAAACCAATATGGGTGCAGGGCATGGCGGTGCCTCTGGTCGCTATGAAAGCCTCAAAGAAATTGCCTTTGAATACGCTTTTCTATTAGACCAATGGGGGATAGCTAAACCTCAGTAA
- a CDS encoding DUF2839 domain-containing protein, protein MGDAKRRKEILGEKYGQEENILPWLPVKKSQAQQFVKLSNRGAWVGIGLLVAYWVVVRLLGPSLGWWQAN, encoded by the coding sequence ATGGGCGACGCAAAACGACGCAAAGAAATCTTAGGTGAAAAATACGGTCAAGAAGAAAACATTCTGCCCTGGTTGCCAGTTAAAAAGAGCCAGGCTCAACAGTTTGTTAAGCTGAGTAATCGTGGAGCTTGGGTTGGGATTGGTTTATTAGTTGCCTACTGGGTTGTTGTACGGTTGCTCGGTCCGAGTTTGGGTTGGTGGCAAGCCAATTAA
- a CDS encoding DUF1815 family protein produces the protein MFVRLAEQHRQFVQDLVMNLQALATVLERRGYLASCYTCGGQMNSASFMVSLGDNHLIRFLVSDYGITWTEMRDDRELMKLEGAEAISQLQELANLVKNQVKPAEYRPALAKLAS, from the coding sequence GTGTTTGTAAGACTTGCAGAACAACATCGTCAATTTGTACAAGACTTAGTCATGAATCTTCAGGCTCTGGCAACCGTGCTTGAGCGGAGGGGCTATCTCGCATCTTGTTACACCTGTGGCGGTCAAATGAATAGTGCCTCGTTTATGGTTAGTCTTGGGGACAACCATCTGATCCGTTTTCTCGTGTCTGACTACGGCATTACCTGGACTGAAATGCGGGACGACCGAGAATTGATGAAGTTGGAAGGAGCTGAAGCGATCAGCCAGCTTCAGGAGCTTGCTAATCTGGTTAAAAATCAAGTCAAGCCTGCTGAATATCGTCCAGCATTAGCGAAACTAGCGAGCTAA